One window of the Desulfovibrio sp. genome contains the following:
- a CDS encoding M48 family metallopeptidase, whose protein sequence is MAAFKASSALLHDLPATVDFTLADGTRLTATVRISARARRARLSLLPRGGLVLAIPMGMGPEQLRASLPLFVPWLERAQRNQLRILPAPQLPAQIHLPLTQETFTVTCAGDIAFGRRAAAGCKAVKGSAVHTAEMVQCRTLQVSRGARRVLLLETPGMLRLFGSVNDTQLCAQALRQWARKKAALRLPPYLDGLAASAGFALAEVSVRDQRSRWGSCSRLRPQKLATGVRGRQTYDRASVLDQISARVRSFFSAPPVEEHAPASMSRNAAGQGPEGRISLNWRALLLPVPLLEHLCWHELCHLRHMNHSAAYRAELARFSPRWPEQEKALNAAWRGLPWWALPGDDPLHPPQDHDA, encoded by the coding sequence ATGGCAGCCTTCAAAGCCTCATCAGCCCTCCTGCACGACCTCCCCGCAACTGTGGATTTTACCCTTGCTGACGGCACTCGTCTTACGGCTACGGTGCGTATTTCTGCCCGCGCGCGGCGCGCCCGGCTTTCGCTTTTGCCGCGCGGCGGGCTGGTGCTTGCCATTCCCATGGGCATGGGGCCCGAGCAGCTGAGGGCAAGCCTGCCTCTCTTTGTGCCGTGGCTCGAACGGGCCCAACGCAACCAGCTGCGCATCCTGCCCGCCCCGCAGCTGCCCGCGCAAATCCACCTGCCGCTGACGCAAGAAACTTTTACGGTAACCTGCGCGGGTGACATTGCATTTGGGCGCAGGGCTGCGGCTGGCTGCAAGGCTGTGAAGGGTTCTGCCGTCCACACCGCCGAAATGGTGCAATGCCGCACGCTGCAGGTATCACGCGGTGCGCGCCGTGTGCTGCTGCTGGAAACCCCCGGCATGCTGCGCCTGTTTGGCAGTGTTAATGACACCCAACTTTGCGCCCAGGCCCTGCGGCAGTGGGCACGTAAAAAGGCCGCGCTGCGGCTGCCGCCCTATCTTGACGGGCTGGCCGCCAGTGCTGGTTTTGCTCTTGCAGAGGTCAGCGTGCGCGACCAGCGGAGCCGCTGGGGCAGCTGCTCACGCCTTCGCCCGCAAAAACTTGCAACAGGGGTGCGCGGCAGACAGACCTATGACCGCGCCAGCGTGCTGGATCAGATATCTGCCCGCGTGCGCAGCTTTTTTTCCGCTCCGCCGGTTGAGGAACATGCGCCTGCCAGCATGAGCCGCAACGCTGCGGGGCAAGGCCCCGAGGGGCGTATCAGCCTGAACTGGCGCGCCCTGCTGCTGCCGGTTCCCCTTCTGGAACATCTGTGCTGGCACGAGCTGTGCCACCTGCGGCACATGAACCATTCTGCGGCCTACAGGGCAGAACTTGCCCGCTTTTCACCCCGCTGGCCGGAGCAGGAAAAAGCCCTCAATGCGGCATGGCGCGGCCTGCCCTGGTGGGCCCTGCCCGGCGACGACCCTTTGCACCCTCCGCAGGATCACGACGCATAA